One genomic window of Camelina sativa cultivar DH55 chromosome 5, Cs, whole genome shotgun sequence includes the following:
- the LOC104785331 gene encoding two-component response regulator ARR16 isoform X1: MNSSGDSCSSLMEVAFDHHHHHGHDDEELHVLAVDDNLIDRKLVERLLKISSCKVTTAENALRALEYLGLGDQNQHIDALTNNDLKVNLIITDYCMPGMTGFELLKKVKQESSNLKEVPVVIMSSENIPTRINKCLASGAQMFMQKPLKLSDVEKLKCHLMNCRS, translated from the exons ATGAACAGTTCAGGAGATTCTTGTTCGTCGTTAATGGAGGTGGCTtttgatcatcatcaccatcatggTCATGATGATGAGGAGCTTCATGTTTTAGCTGTCGATGATAATCTCATTGACCGTAAACTCGTAGAGAGGTTGCTCAAGATCTCTTCTTGCAAAg TGACAACAGCAGAGAATGCGCTTAGAGCATTAGAGTATTTGGGTTTGGGAGATCAAAATCAGCATATAGATGCATTGACCAACAAC GATTTGAAGGTGAATCTAATCATTACTGATTACTGTATGCCGGGGATGACAGGTTTTGAGCTACTGAAGAAAGTGAAG CAGGAGTCATCAAATCTGAAAGAGGTCCCAGTTGTGATTATGTCTTCAGAGAATATTCCTACTCGCATCAACAA ATGTTTAGCGAGTGGAGCTCAAATGTTTATGCAGAAGCCTCTGAAACTGTCTGATGTTGAGAAACTTAAATGTCATCTCATGAACTGCAGAAGCTAG
- the LOC104785333 gene encoding tRNA-aminoacylation cofactor arc1-like isoform X1, with the protein MDSKTKQMIVSALCKHFSLDPEPFLGGAGESDVKTLYSNVLKASGKEVSTQNNEVLKWLDFAEGFLAISKDCFAALEKLNVELATKSVLLGNGLTPSAADVAVFSAVHSSVLGLSDSDKEKVPHVIRWINYIQNKEDLSTLFAPIPVKLSVFDFETQVSKSVSKVEANSNTKKATEGVKPVDKSEAQPITKKTEPEEPKKNATTEKDAKKEKKKPAETEPAKKDAELSVSLLNIQVGLIRKAWKHPSADSLLVEEIDVGEDKVRQVVSGLAKFCNPDDLANRLVALITNVKPGKLRDVMSQGLVLCASSEDHSVVEPLLPPAGAKPGERVSFAGIEGKPEDVLNPKKKQLEKITPGLYTDENGVATYKGIPFMTSAGPCTSSIPKATIK; encoded by the exons ATGGATTCAAAGACGAAGCAGATGATTGTATCAGCTCTCTGCAAACATTTCTCCTTGGATCCT GAACCTTTTCTTGGTGGAGCTGGTGAGAGTGATGTCAAGACGCTTTATTCTAATGTTTTGAAGGCATCTGGAAAGGAAGTGTCTACACAAAACAATGAG GTTTTGAAGTGGCTGGATTTTGCGGAAGGTTTCCTTGCAATTTCCAAGGATTGCTTTGCAGCTCTTGAAAAGTTGAATGTAGAGTTAGCTACCAAGTCGGTGCTCTTGGGAAATGGATTGACGCCATCAGCAGCTGATGTTGCTGTGTTTTCAGCTGTGCATTCTTCAGTG CTTGGCCTCTCAGATTCAGACAAGGAGAAAGTACCACATGTCATAAGATGGATAAATTACATCCAG AATAAAGAAGACTTGTCAACATTATTTGCTCCAATTCCTGTGAAGTTATCAGTGTTTGACTTCGAG ACGCAGGTATCAAAAAGTGTTTCTAAGGTGGAAGCAAATTCTAATACCAAAAAAGCTACAGAAGGTGTAAAGCCTGTTGACAAGTCAGAAGCACAGCCTATCACAAAGAAAACTGAGCCTGAG gaACCAAAGAAAAACGCTACAACAGAGAAGgatgccaaaaaagaaaagaagaaacccgCTGAAACAGAACCAGCTAAAAAAGACGCGGAGCTTAGTGTCAGTTTGCTTAATATCCAAGTCGGTCTAATTCGCAAAGCATGGAAGCACCCATCAGCAGATAG TTTGCTGGTTGAAGAAATAGATGTCGGGGAGGACAAAGTGAGGCAAGTAGTTAGTGGCTTAGCAAAGTTTTGCAATCCCGATGATCTTGCG aaccGCCTTGTTGCGCTCATCACAAATGTCAAACCTGGAAAGCTAAGAGATGTAATGTCACAAGGACTG GTTCTTTGTGCTTCAAGTGAAGATCACTCGGTGGTAGAACCGTTGCTGCCACCTGCTGGGGCTAAACCAGGAGAGCGTGTTTCATTTGCAGG GATTGAAGGAAAGCCAGAAGATGTACTAAACCCGAAAAAGAAGCAACTAGAGAAGATAACACCG GGTCTCTACACTGATGAAAATGGTGTAGCCACATACAAAGGCATACCATTCATGACCTCAGCTGGACCTTGCACTTCCAGCATCCCCAAAGCTACCATCAAATAG
- the LOC104785334 gene encoding pre-mRNA-splicing factor 38: MANRTDPLAKNIRGTNPQNLVEKIVRTKIYQHTFWKEQCFGLTAETLVDKAMELDHLGGTFGGSRKPTPFLCLILKMLQIQPEKEIVVEFIKNDDYKYVRILGAFYLRLTGTDVDVYRYLEPLYNDYRKVRQKLADGRFSLTHVDEVIEELLTKDYSCDIAMPRLKKRWTLEQNGLLEPRKSVLEDDFEEEEEKEENEAIADGSEDEKDHRHKSPERERDRDRDRDRRRDSHRHRDRDYDRDYDMDRNHDREYERERGRGGRDRDRERDRDHYGERDRDRDNRERGRDRERDRRDRARRRSRSRSRDRKRHETDDDRDRDEPKKKKEKKEKLREDGTNHPDPEIAEANRVRASLGMKPLKM; encoded by the exons ATGGCAAACAGAACAGATCCGTTGGCGAAGAATATAAGGGGGACGAATCCACAGAATCTGGTAGAGAAGATTGTGAGAACGAAGATATATCAGCACACATTCTGGAAAGAGCAGTGTTTTGGTTTAACTGCGGAGACGTTGGTCGACAAAGCTATGGAGCTTGACCATCTTGGTGGAACCTTTGGGGGTAGCCGCAAACCTACTCCGTTCCTTTGCCTCATATTGAAGATGCTTCAAATCCAGCCTGAGAAGGAAATCGTCGTCGAGTTCATCAAAAACGATGATTACAA ATATGTTCGTATACTTGGTGCTTTCTATCTCCGTCTCACTGGGACTGATGTTGATGTCTATCGTTACCTCGAGCCTCTCTACAATGACTATCGGAAAGTGAGACAAAAGCTAGCTGATGGGA GGTTTTCGTTGACACATGTGGACGAAGTCATTGAGGAACTTTTAACCAAGGATTACTCTTGTGATATTGCAATGCCACGTTTGAAGAAAAG GTGGACGCTTGAACAGAATGGTTTATTAGAGCCGAGGAAAAGTGTTTTGGAAGATGactttgaagaagaggaagaaaaggagGAGAATGAAGCGATTGCTGATGGATCTGAAGATGAGAAG GATCATCGCCATAAGAGTcctgaaagagaaagagatagagacagagacagagatagGAGACGCGACAGTCATAGACACAG GGATCGTGATTATGATAGAGACTATGATATGGATCGAAATCATGACAGAGAGTATGAAAGAGAACGTGGGCGTGGTGGGAGAGACcgggatagagagagagatagagatcaCTATGGAGAGCGAGATAGGGATAGGGACAACAGGGAGCGAGGCAGAGACAGAGAACGAGACAGAAGAGACAGGGCGAGGCGTAGGAGTAGAAGCAGGAGTAGGGATCGTAAGAGACACGAAACAGATGATGACAGGGATCGTGAtgaaccaaagaagaagaaggagaagaaggagaagttgAGGGAAGATGGAACTAATCATCCAGATCCTGAGATTGCAGAAGCTAATAGAGTGAGAGCATCACTGGGAATGAAACCTTTGAAGATGTGA
- the LOC104785330 gene encoding glycerol-3-phosphate dehydrogenase [NAD(+)] 2, chloroplastic produces MAASVQPACLDLHFSGKHPPLLKHNSISVRCVSSPNIIPEADSITGPPDIINTSRDQRKVVRIAWEKLVRWSRSWRAKAKTDVLERTRKVVVLGGGSFGTAMAAHVAKRKEGLEVNMLVRGSFVCQSINENHHNCKYFPEHKLPENVIATTDAKAALLDADYCLHAVPVQFSSSFLEGISEYVDPGLPIISLSKGLELNTLRMMSQIIPTALKNPRQPFVALSGPSFALELMNNLPTAMVVASKDKKLANAVQQLLASSYLRINTSSDVTGVEIAGALKNVLAIAAGIVDGMNLGNNSMAALVSQGCSEIRWLATKMGAKPTTITGLSGTGDIMLTCFVNLSRNRTVGVRLGSGETLDDILSSMNQVAEGVATAGAVIALAQKYNVKLPVLTAVAKIIDNELTPTKAVLELMNLPQIEEV; encoded by the exons ATGGCGGCTTCGGTACAACCTGCATGCTTAGACCTACACTTCTCCGGAAAGCATCCACCGCTTCTTAAACACAACTCTATCTCCGTCCGCTGCGTTTCTTCTCCAAATATAATCCCCGAAGCTGACTCCATCACTGGCCCTCCTGATATCATCAATACGAGCCGTGACCAGCGCAAAGTCGTTCGTATCGCCTGGGAGAAGTTGGTTCGTTGGTCTCGTTCTTGGCGCGCTAAAGCCAAAACCGATGTTCTTGAGCGCACTCGCAAG gttgttgttcttggtgGAGGTTCGTTTGGTACAGCAATGGCTGCTCATGTAGCTAAAAGGAAAGAGGGATTAGAAGTTAATATGCTTGTGCGTGGCTCTTTTGTTTGCCAATCTATCAACGAGAACCACCACAATTG TAAGTACTTCCCTGAGCACAAGTTACCTGAGAATGTGATTGCCACAACTGATGCCAAAGCTGCATTGCTTGATGCTGATTACTGCCTCCATGCTGTACCTGTGCAG TTCAGCTCATCGTTTCTTGAGGGGATCTCCGAGTATGTTGATCCAGGATTGCCTATTATATCTCTTAGTAAAGGTCTGGAGCTTAATACTCTTAGGATGATGTCTCAGATAATTCCTACTGCCCTTAAGAATCCACGGCAACCTTTCGTTGCACTTTCTGGCCCGTCATTTGCTCTGGAGCTGATGAACAATTTACCAACGG CAATGGTGGTTGCCTCGAAAGATAAGAAATTGGCCAATGCTGTTCAACAGCTTCTAGCTTCGAGTTACTTGAGAATAAATACTTCCAG TGATGTTACAGGAGTGGAAATTGCCGGTGCCCTGAAGAATGTTCTAGCAATAGCTGCAGGAATTGTTGATGGAATGAATCTCGGTAACAACTCTATGGCAGCTCTTGTATCCCAAGGTTGTTCAGAGATAAGATGGTTAGCCACAAAG ATGGGTGCAAAGCCAACAACCATAACTGGTTTATCAGGAACTGGGGACATAATGCTCACGTGTTTTGTAAATCTTTCAAGAAACCGAACAGTTGGAGTCAGGTTAGGGTCAGGGGAGACACTAGATGACATACTAAGCTCTATGAATCAG GTTGCAGAGGGTGTAGCAACTGCCGGGGCAGTGATAGCATTAGCACAGAAATACAACGTGAAGCTGCCGGTTTTGACAGCCGTAGCTAAGATAATAGATAATGAACTGACCCCAACTAAGGCTGTTCTTGAGCTCATGAACCTTCCTCAG ATTGAAGAAGTATGA
- the LOC104785329 gene encoding DEAD-box ATP-dependent RNA helicase 17-like encodes MMKRTQQPARESKQEANDGSKAKSGLFASCSFSSLGLDPKLSDQLQERMGFEAPTIVQAQAIPVILSGRDVLVNAATGTGKTIAYLAPLIHHLQGHSPKVDRSHGTFALVIVPTRELCLQVYETLEKLLHRFHWIVPGYVMGGEKKAKEKARLRKGISILIATPGRLLDHLKNTASFVHKNLRWVIFDEADCILELGYGKEIEQIIKLLGSGQNEEGEEEDDIVSKGVQKQNLLLSATLNEKVNDLAKLSLDNPVMIGLDNSKLQQNLSVESPASPDSDADDMVIHVNKSVNPSSEDYGIPSQLVQKYVRVPCGARLVALLSVLKNLFEREASQKVVVFFSTRDAVDFHYSLLSEFQWPPNSEKEEEGTKQLFLKCKTFRLHGSMEQDDRRSAFATFKTEKQALLLSTDVAARGLDFPKVRCIIQYDCPGEATEYVHRVGRTARIGEKGEALLFLQPIEIDYLKELKKHGASLTEYPLLKVLDKFPIPGNMPRIKKVISLESHPWVISLQRALESVTYAEPKMKNMAKNAFVSWVRGYAAHKGELKSIFVVKKLHLGHVAKSFALREQPSLVGKSHHKESMKRKRDERQRGQQGKKRKKMSGSGSGGRSTQKN; translated from the exons atgatgaagagaactCAGCAACCCGCAAGAGAATCAAAGCAAGAAGCTAATGATGGAAGCAAAGCAAAGAGCGGTCTGTTTGCTTCATGTTCGTTCTCTTCCCTTGGCTTAGATCCCAAGCTCTCCGACCAGCTCCAAG AAAGGATGGGTTTTGAAGCTCCTACGATTGTACAAGCTCAAGCAATTCCTGTTATTCTCTCTGGTCGAGATGT ACTTGTTAATGCTGCAACCGGTACTGGAAAGACTATAGCGTATTTGGCACCACTCATCCATCATTTGCAGGGTCATTCTCCCAAGGTTGATCGTTCTCATGGAACTTTTG CTTTGGTGATTGTGCCCACACGGGAACTGTGCCTTCAGGTGTATGAAACTTTGGAGAAGCTGCTTCATCGGTTCCATTGGATTGTCCCTGGCTATGTAATGGGAGGAGAGAAAAAGGCTAAAGAAAAGGCTAGGTTAAGGAAAG ggaTTTCCATTCTAATTGCAACTCCTGGACGTCTTCTTGACCATTTGAAGAACACAGCTTCATTTGTGCACAAAAACCTGCGTTGGGTCATCTTTGATGAAGCTGATTG CATTCTTGAATTAGGTTATGGGAAGGAGATAGAACAGATTATTAAGCTTCTAGGTTCAGGGCAAaacgaggaaggagaggaggaagatgatatTGTTTCTAAAGGAGTTCAGAAGCAGAACTTGTTATTGTCAGCAACATTGAATGAAAAAGTTAACGACCTTGCAAAACTTAGTTTGGATAATCCGGTAATGATTGGTCTTGACAACAGCAAGTTGCAACAAAATCTATCTGTTGAGTCCCCTGCCTCTCCTGACTCTGATGCGGATGATATGGTAATTCATGTAAACAAATCCGTAAACCCCTCATCTGAGGACTATGGAATACCGTCACAGCTAGTGCAGAAGTATGTTAGAG TGCCATGTGGGGCACGGCTTGTGGCACTTCTTTCTGTTCTCAAGAACCTTTTTGAAAGAGAAGCTTCTCAAAAG GTAGTCGTATTCTTTTCGACACGTGATGCTGTAGATTTTCATTACTCACTTCTGAGTGAATTCCAATGGCCACCAAATTCTGAGAAAGAAGAGGAGGGGACAAAACAGTTGTTTCTTAAGTGCAAAACGTTTCGGTTACATGGAAGTATGGAGCAGGATGATAGGAGATCTGCGTTTGCGACCtttaaaacagagaaacagGCTCTTCTCTTGAGTACAGATGTTGCTGCTAGAGGCTTGGATTTCCCAAAAGTAAGATGTATTATACAATATGACTGTCCCGGAGAAGCTACCGAGTATGTGCATAG AGTGGGAAGAACAGCTCGTATTGGTGAAAAAGGAGAAGCTTTGTTATTTCTACAGCCGATAGAAATAGACTATCTTAAGGAGCTTAAGAAACATGGTGCATCCCTTACAGAGTACCCTCTTCTTAAAGTACTTGATAAATTTCCTATACCCGGCAATATGCCCCGAATCAAAAAGGTCATATCCCTAGAATCACATCCGTGGGTCATATCACTGCAGAGAGCTCTTGAATCGGTTACTTACGCCGAG CCAAAGATGAAGAACATGGCGAAGAATGCATTTGTCTCTTGGGTTAGGGGATATGCAGCTCACAAGGGAGAGCTCAAAAGCATTTTCGTGGTGAAGAAGCTTCACTTGGGTCATGTCGCCAAGAGCTTTGCTCTGAGAGAGCAACCGTCTTTAGTTGGGAAATCACATCATAAGGAatcgatgaagaggaagagagatgaaCGCCAAAGAGGGCAACAAggtaagaagagaaagaaaatgagtgGCAGTGGCAGTGGCGGTAGAAGTACAcaaaaaaactag
- the LOC104785333 gene encoding aminoacyl tRNA synthase complex-interacting multifunctional protein 1-like isoform X2: MDSKTKQMIVSALCKHFSLDPEPFLGGAGESDVKTLYSNVLKASGKEVSTQNNEVLKWLDFAEGFLAISKDCFAALEKLNVELATKSVLLGNGLTPSAADVAVFSAVHSSVLGLSDSDKEKVPHVIRWINYIQNKEDLSTLFAPIPVKLSVFDFEVSKSVSKVEANSNTKKATEGVKPVDKSEAQPITKKTEPEEPKKNATTEKDAKKEKKKPAETEPAKKDAELSVSLLNIQVGLIRKAWKHPSADSLLVEEIDVGEDKVRQVVSGLAKFCNPDDLANRLVALITNVKPGKLRDVMSQGLVLCASSEDHSVVEPLLPPAGAKPGERVSFAGIEGKPEDVLNPKKKQLEKITPGLYTDENGVATYKGIPFMTSAGPCTSSIPKATIK; encoded by the exons ATGGATTCAAAGACGAAGCAGATGATTGTATCAGCTCTCTGCAAACATTTCTCCTTGGATCCT GAACCTTTTCTTGGTGGAGCTGGTGAGAGTGATGTCAAGACGCTTTATTCTAATGTTTTGAAGGCATCTGGAAAGGAAGTGTCTACACAAAACAATGAG GTTTTGAAGTGGCTGGATTTTGCGGAAGGTTTCCTTGCAATTTCCAAGGATTGCTTTGCAGCTCTTGAAAAGTTGAATGTAGAGTTAGCTACCAAGTCGGTGCTCTTGGGAAATGGATTGACGCCATCAGCAGCTGATGTTGCTGTGTTTTCAGCTGTGCATTCTTCAGTG CTTGGCCTCTCAGATTCAGACAAGGAGAAAGTACCACATGTCATAAGATGGATAAATTACATCCAG AATAAAGAAGACTTGTCAACATTATTTGCTCCAATTCCTGTGAAGTTATCAGTGTTTGACTTCGAG GTATCAAAAAGTGTTTCTAAGGTGGAAGCAAATTCTAATACCAAAAAAGCTACAGAAGGTGTAAAGCCTGTTGACAAGTCAGAAGCACAGCCTATCACAAAGAAAACTGAGCCTGAG gaACCAAAGAAAAACGCTACAACAGAGAAGgatgccaaaaaagaaaagaagaaacccgCTGAAACAGAACCAGCTAAAAAAGACGCGGAGCTTAGTGTCAGTTTGCTTAATATCCAAGTCGGTCTAATTCGCAAAGCATGGAAGCACCCATCAGCAGATAG TTTGCTGGTTGAAGAAATAGATGTCGGGGAGGACAAAGTGAGGCAAGTAGTTAGTGGCTTAGCAAAGTTTTGCAATCCCGATGATCTTGCG aaccGCCTTGTTGCGCTCATCACAAATGTCAAACCTGGAAAGCTAAGAGATGTAATGTCACAAGGACTG GTTCTTTGTGCTTCAAGTGAAGATCACTCGGTGGTAGAACCGTTGCTGCCACCTGCTGGGGCTAAACCAGGAGAGCGTGTTTCATTTGCAGG GATTGAAGGAAAGCCAGAAGATGTACTAAACCCGAAAAAGAAGCAACTAGAGAAGATAACACCG GGTCTCTACACTGATGAAAATGGTGTAGCCACATACAAAGGCATACCATTCATGACCTCAGCTGGACCTTGCACTTCCAGCATCCCCAAAGCTACCATCAAATAG
- the LOC104785331 gene encoding two-component response regulator ARR16 isoform X2, translating into MNSSGDSCSSLMEVAFDHHHHHGHDDEELHVLAVDDNLIDRKLVERLLKISSCKVTTAENALRALEYLGLGDQNQHIDALTNNDLKVNLIITDYCMPGMTGFELLKKVKESSNLKEVPVVIMSSENIPTRINKCLASGAQMFMQKPLKLSDVEKLKCHLMNCRS; encoded by the exons ATGAACAGTTCAGGAGATTCTTGTTCGTCGTTAATGGAGGTGGCTtttgatcatcatcaccatcatggTCATGATGATGAGGAGCTTCATGTTTTAGCTGTCGATGATAATCTCATTGACCGTAAACTCGTAGAGAGGTTGCTCAAGATCTCTTCTTGCAAAg TGACAACAGCAGAGAATGCGCTTAGAGCATTAGAGTATTTGGGTTTGGGAGATCAAAATCAGCATATAGATGCATTGACCAACAAC GATTTGAAGGTGAATCTAATCATTACTGATTACTGTATGCCGGGGATGACAGGTTTTGAGCTACTGAAGAAAGTGAAG GAGTCATCAAATCTGAAAGAGGTCCCAGTTGTGATTATGTCTTCAGAGAATATTCCTACTCGCATCAACAA ATGTTTAGCGAGTGGAGCTCAAATGTTTATGCAGAAGCCTCTGAAACTGTCTGATGTTGAGAAACTTAAATGTCATCTCATGAACTGCAGAAGCTAG